CTCCTGCTCCCCGCGGTGCAAAAGGTTCGTGAAGCGGCGGCCCGCATGAGCTGCCAGAACAACCTCAAGCAGTGGGGGCTGGCCATGCACAACTATCACGACGCGAACAACACGCTCCCCTACGCCGGTCAGCGGAGCCCGAAGCGCCGGACGTTCTACGTCGACCTCTGGTCGTACCTGGAACAGACCGCGCTGGCGGGACAGTACAACCTGAACGGCGGGTTCTACGAGACGCCGAACTGTGTCATGAACCAGTTCACCGGGCTCGTGGCGCTCCCGCAAAAGATGTACTACTGCCCGAGTGATCGGCCGGGCGCCCTGTGGTCCTACGACCCGTACTACCGCGTCCGCGGGAACTACGTGGCGAACTACGGGGGCAACTACCTGTTCGCCGAGGGCTCCGGCGTCGACCCCGCCGACGGCCCGTTCGGGTGGGTCTCCAGCGGCGGGTTCGGGGGCTACGTCCCGTACCGCCGGACACTGGTCGGGATCACCGACGGCACCTCGAACACGCTCATGCTGTCCGAAACGCGGCTCCCCACCCAGGACAACGCCAGCGACGGGCGCGGGGACGTCATGAACGACGGCAACTCGCACTGGTTCATGACGCTCAACACCCCGAACGCCGGGATCGACCGGAACTCGAATGTCTGCTGGCCGAGCGTGGCCGCGAACCCGGACCAGACGATGCCCTGCGTCCAGGCCGGCGACAACCTGATGAGCGCCCGGAGCAAGCACACGGGCGGGGTGAATGCCGTGCGGTGCGACGGCTCGGTCGCGTTCTACACGAACGGGATCAACGCGGTCGCATGGAAGGCCCTGGGAACCGCCACGCACGGAGACATGGCCAATGAGTAACCGAAACCGAATGTGGACCCGCGCCCTGTTCGCCGCCGCGGTCCTGACCAGCGCGTTCCTGGCCGGGTGCGGCGGGACGCCGAAAGCCGAAGTGACCGGTACCGTGACCCTGGACGGCGTGCCCGTCGAGAACGGGATTATCCAGTTCTACCCGGCGGGCGGCGCCGGGCAGAGTGTCGGTGGGGGCATCGAGAAGGGTAAGTACAAGGTCGAGGCCTCTGTCGGTGAAATGACGGTCACCATCAATGCGTCGAAGGTGGTCGGCAAACACAAGATGTTCGACACGAAGGAAAGCCCGGAAGTGGACACGCTCCAGGAACTGGTGCCGGACGAGTACAACAAGACGAGCACGCTCAAAGTCACGTTCAAAGAGGGTGTGAACGAGAACGTGAACTTCGAGTTAAAGAGCACCAAAAAGAAAAAGTGAGCGCGGACAGTTAATACGGATTCTCTTTATGAGACGTGTTTCAGAATAAATCCTCGACGTTCTCTGGCCCGGAACTGCCGATGGTAGTTCCGGGCCAGAGTCGTTTTGCAATCGTGGGTGAACGCGATTTTCGGCCCCGCGATCCCGACATTGTTGGAACGCAGGGGCTTCGG
This region of Gemmata massiliana genomic DNA includes:
- a CDS encoding DUF1559 domain-containing protein, which translates into the protein MRRNRAFTLIELLVVIAIIAILIGLLLPAVQKVREAAARMSCQNNLKQWGLAMHNYHDANNTLPYAGQRSPKRRTFYVDLWSYLEQTALAGQYNLNGGFYETPNCVMNQFTGLVALPQKMYYCPSDRPGALWSYDPYYRVRGNYVANYGGNYLFAEGSGVDPADGPFGWVSSGGFGGYVPYRRTLVGITDGTSNTLMLSETRLPTQDNASDGRGDVMNDGNSHWFMTLNTPNAGIDRNSNVCWPSVAANPDQTMPCVQAGDNLMSARSKHTGGVNAVRCDGSVAFYTNGINAVAWKALGTATHGDMANE